In Thermus aquaticus, the sequence CTTGCGCCAGCATGGGGGCCCCGGCAAAAGGTTCCTGGGGAAGTTACCAGGCATGGTGGGCCGAAGGAAACAGGAAACAAGGGTATGAGACCCTTGTCCCTACTCATGAGGGCCCAAAAGGAGTAGCCTATCCCTGAACAAAGGAGGCCTTATGGATGACTTCACCTGGCGCGTGGGCGGCCCCCAAGGGGGCGGGATAGAGACCGCGGCCACCCTCTTCGCCCGGGCCGTGGGCAAGGGAGGGTGGTGGGTGGCCACCAAGCGGGAGTACCACTCCAACATCATGGGGCGGCACTCCTACCTGGACGTGCGGCTGGGGCGAAAACCGGTCCAGGCCTTCCGGGAGAGGGTGGACTTCCTGGTGGCCCTGGACGGGGAGACCCTGGCCCGCCACCTGGGGGAGGTGCGGGAAGGGGGCGTCCTCCTCTACGACCCCAAGGTCCTGGAGCTTTCCCTCCACAAGCTCCCCATGCTGGACCACCGGGTGGCGGAAAGCCTCGCGGAGCGCTTCGGCAAGCGGGACCCGAGCCTAAAGGACATCCTAGGGGCTTACGTGGAGGCCGGGGTGAGGCCCATCCCCTACCCCTACGAGGAGGTGGCGGACCGCATCGGGGCCGAGCTAGGGGTGCCCTCCCTCCAGGCCCGGCGCACCCTGAACACCATCGCCGTGGCGGCGAGCCTCCACCTTTTGGGCTACCCCCTGGAGCCCCTCCTCGAGGCCCTGGCCCTGCAGTTTAGGGGCAAGGTCCTGGAGCTCAACCAGAAGGTGGCCGAGGCCGTCTACCGCGAGGAGGTACCTGAGCTTCCCTTCCGCCTCCACCTGAACGGCTACGAGCCGGGCCGGGTCTACCTCACCGGGGCCCAGGCCGCCGCCTTAGGGAAACTGGCCGGGGGCCTCCGCTTCCAGACCTACTACCCCATCAGCCCGGCCACGGACGAGTCCACCTACCTGGAGGCCCACACCGCCTTCCCGGGCGCCGACGTGGCCGTGGTCCAGACCGAGGACGAGATCGCCGCCGTGACCATGGCCATCGGGGCCGCCCTCACCGGGGCCAAGGCGGCCACCGCCACCAGCGGCCCCGGCTTCAGCCTCATGGCCGAGGGGATGGGCTTCGCCGGGATGATTGAGGCCCCCCTGGTGGTGACCCTCTACCAGCGGGGCGGGCCCTCCACCGGGCTTCCCACCCGCACCGAGCAAGGGGACCTGATGTTCGCCATCCGGGGCGGGCACGGGGAGTACCCCAGGCTCGTCCTGGCCTCCGGGGACATCCTGGACGCCTTCCTGGACGCCCAGAAGGCCCTGGCCTGGGCCTGGCGCTACCAGACGGTGGTGGTCCACCTCCTGGACAAGTTCCTGGCCAGTAGCGGCCAAAGCCTGCCCAAGGAGGCCTTCCAGGTTCTGAAGCTGGACGGGGAAAAGCGGGCACTTCCCAAAGAGGAGTTCGGTCCCTACGAGCGCTACAGCGAAAGCGAAGACGGCATCTCCCCCTTCGTCCCCATCGGCACCCCGGGCGGCTTCTACTGGATGACCTCCGACGAGCACGACCCCGTGGGCCACATCACCGAGGACCCCGTCCTCCGGGAAGGGCAGATGGAAAAGCGCATGCGGAAACTGGAGACCGCCAGGAAGGAGATCCCCCTCGAGGACCAGTACACCCTCTACCGGGACGGGGAGGTTCTGGTCCTGGGCTTTGGCACGGTGAAGGGGACCATGCTGGAGGCCCTAGACCACTTGGAAGGCGTTGGGTATCTGCACCTTAGGCTCCTCTGGCCCTTCCCGGAGATCGGCCACCTCCTGGAGGGCAAGCGGCTGGTCACGGTGGAGCACAACTTCTCCGGCCAGCTGGCCGACCTGGTCCAGCAGGAGACCCTGAAGAAGGTCCACCACCGGGTGGTGAAGTACAACGGCCGCCCCATCACCCTGGACGAGGCGGTGGAGGCTCTGAAGGCCATTAAGCGGGGCCAGGCCCCGGCAAAGCTGGTGCTCAGGAAGGGGGTTTAGCATGGTGGAGCTCAAGCTTGCGGACTACAAGGCGGAGAAACAGCCCGACTGGTGCCCCGGGTGCGGGGACTACGGCATCCTCTCCGCGCTGCAAATGGCCCTTTTTGAACTCAAGAGGGACCCTTCGCAGACGGCCGTCTTCTCGGGCATCGGCTGCTCGGCCAAGACCCCCCACTACCTCAACGTCTACGGGGTCCACACCCTCCACGGCCGGGTTCTGCCCGTGGCCCAGGGGGCCAAACTGGCCAACCCCCACCTCACGGTGGTGGCCGTGGGCGGGGACGGGGACGGGCTCGGCATTGGGGCCGGGCACTTCGTGGCGGCGGGCCGGAGAAACGTGGACATGCTCTACATCCTCTACGACAACGAGGTCTACGGCCTCACCAAGGGGCAGGCGGGGCCCACCCTGGGCCTTTGGGAAAAGACCAAAAGCCTCCCCAAGCCCAACCCCCAAAGCCGCCTCAACCCCCTGCTCCTAGCCTTCGCCGCCGGGTACACCTGGATCGGGCGAGGCTACGCCTACGATGTGAAGGGCCTAAAGGAGCTCATCAAGGAGGGGATCACCCACAAGGGCCTGGCCTTCCTCCACGTCCTCCAACCCTGCCCCACCTACAACGACCTCCACACCAAGGAGTGGTTCGCCCCCCGCCTCTACAAGCTCCAGGAGGAGGGGTACGACCCTCATGTGCCTGAAGGCCTCCCCCCGGAGGAGCTGGACCGCAAGATGTCTCTATTCCAAGAGAAGGCCCTGGAGTGGGGGGAGCGCATCCCCGTGGGGGTCTTCTGGAAGGCGGAGGTGCCCACCTTTGGGGAGCGCCTCAAGGCCTACCTGCCCCGCTACCCCGAGGTCTACCCGGCCCAGGGGCAGACCGAGGCCTTGGACCTCGAGGGCCTCCTGAAGGAGTTCGCCCTTTAGAGCTGGGCTACTACACTGAGGCCATGGACCTCACCCACTTCAAGGACGGCAAGCCCCATATGGTGGACGTGACGGAGAAGCCCGCCACCTTCCGCACCGCCACCGCCGAGGCCTTCGTGGAGCTCACCGAGGAGGCCCTGAAGGCCCTCGAGGCGGGCGGGGTGGGCAAGGGGGACCCCCTCAGCGTGGCCCAGCTGGCGGGCATCATGGCCGCCAAGAAGACCTCGGACCTGATCCCCCTCTGCCACCCCCTGCCCCTCACCGGGGTGGAGGTGAAGGTGGAGCTTTTGCGGGAGGCCAGGCGGGTGCGCATAGAGGCCACGGTGCGCACCAAGGCGGAGACCGGGGTGGAGATGGAGGCCTTAACCGCCTGCGCCGTGGCCGCCCTCACCGTCTACGACATGCTGAAGGCCGCTTCCAAGGGCCTGGTGATCCAAGAAGTCCGCCTCCTCCACAAGGCGGGGGGCAAAAGCGGGGAGTGGCGGCGGGAAGCGTAGGGTTTACCCTGGGGGTGTATCCTATGGCCTTGCGCCTCGCCATCGCCCTGGCCAAAAACGACCCCGGCCGGGTCTACCCCGGCCCCTTCGGCCACGCCCCCCGCTTCGCCATCTACGAGGTGGAGGAAGGGGAGGTTCGCCTGGTGGAGGTGCGGGAAAACCCCTACGCCGCCATGGAGGGGGGAAGGAAGCACGAGCTCATGCGGGCGCTCCTCAAGGATGTGGACCTGCGGGTGGGGGCCCGCTTCGGCCACGGCGGGTCCATGGGGGCCTTCCCCATGGCGGACCGCCTCGAGGTGGGGCCCGTAAGCGTGGCCGAGGCCATGGAAAAGGTCATGGCCCGCCGAAATAGCGCCGGATGAGCTCCCGGGCCTCCGGGGGAAGGGGGGTGCGCTCCAGGTAGACCTCGGCCCCCCGGCGCACCCGTTCTGGCGGCCTTCCCCCGGGCCAGGGGGAGGGCAGAGCCCCTTCCCCGCCCTCCCCACCGGGCTCCAGGAGGCCCTGGCTCGGCCCCTCCAAGGCCGGAGGGAGAACCTGGGGGGCCTCCCCCAGCTCCGGGGCGGGCCCCCCAAGGCCTGGCCCGGCTCCCCCGCCGGGTTCCTCCCCTTGGGGTCCTGGGCCCTTAGCCCCGGAGTCTGCGGGGGCGGCGTTCTCAAAACCCCTTCCCTGGCCTTCCCCGGGCCCCTTGCCACCCTGCCCTTCTTCCTGTCCTGGGCCTGCGGGGGCGGCGCCCTCGAGGCCCCTTTCCTGGCCCTCTACCCCCCCGCCTTCAAGACCCCCTTGCTGGGCCTCTGTGGCCTCCCCCCCGGTCCGGGTGGCCCCTTCTCCCTGGCCTGGCTCTCCCTCCTGGACCTGAGGAGGAGCCGTACTCCCAGGGGCGGGCTCACCGGGAGGACGAAGGGGCCGCTCCACCCCGGGCAGGCTCCAGGCCCCTCCCTCCCCTCCTCCCGGCCGCCAGGCGGCAAGGGCC encodes:
- a CDS encoding 2-oxoacid:ferredoxin oxidoreductase subunit beta, producing MVELKLADYKAEKQPDWCPGCGDYGILSALQMALFELKRDPSQTAVFSGIGCSAKTPHYLNVYGVHTLHGRVLPVAQGAKLANPHLTVVAVGGDGDGLGIGAGHFVAAGRRNVDMLYILYDNEVYGLTKGQAGPTLGLWEKTKSLPKPNPQSRLNPLLLAFAAGYTWIGRGYAYDVKGLKELIKEGITHKGLAFLHVLQPCPTYNDLHTKEWFAPRLYKLQEEGYDPHVPEGLPPEELDRKMSLFQEKALEWGERIPVGVFWKAEVPTFGERLKAYLPRYPEVYPAQGQTEALDLEGLLKEFAL
- a CDS encoding 2-oxoacid:acceptor oxidoreductase subunit alpha, which gives rise to MDDFTWRVGGPQGGGIETAATLFARAVGKGGWWVATKREYHSNIMGRHSYLDVRLGRKPVQAFRERVDFLVALDGETLARHLGEVREGGVLLYDPKVLELSLHKLPMLDHRVAESLAERFGKRDPSLKDILGAYVEAGVRPIPYPYEEVADRIGAELGVPSLQARRTLNTIAVAASLHLLGYPLEPLLEALALQFRGKVLELNQKVAEAVYREEVPELPFRLHLNGYEPGRVYLTGAQAAALGKLAGGLRFQTYYPISPATDESTYLEAHTAFPGADVAVVQTEDEIAAVTMAIGAALTGAKAATATSGPGFSLMAEGMGFAGMIEAPLVVTLYQRGGPSTGLPTRTEQGDLMFAIRGGHGEYPRLVLASGDILDAFLDAQKALAWAWRYQTVVVHLLDKFLASSGQSLPKEAFQVLKLDGEKRALPKEEFGPYERYSESEDGISPFVPIGTPGGFYWMTSDEHDPVGHITEDPVLREGQMEKRMRKLETARKEIPLEDQYTLYRDGEVLVLGFGTVKGTMLEALDHLEGVGYLHLRLLWPFPEIGHLLEGKRLVTVEHNFSGQLADLVQQETLKKVHHRVVKYNGRPITLDEAVEALKAIKRGQAPAKLVLRKGV
- a CDS encoding NifB/NifX family molybdenum-iron cluster-binding protein; translation: MRLAIALAKNDPGRVYPGPFGHAPRFAIYEVEEGEVRLVEVRENPYAAMEGGRKHELMRALLKDVDLRVGARFGHGGSMGAFPMADRLEVGPVSVAEAMEKVMARRNSAG
- the moaC gene encoding cyclic pyranopterin monophosphate synthase MoaC codes for the protein MDLTHFKDGKPHMVDVTEKPATFRTATAEAFVELTEEALKALEAGGVGKGDPLSVAQLAGIMAAKKTSDLIPLCHPLPLTGVEVKVELLREARRVRIEATVRTKAETGVEMEALTACAVAALTVYDMLKAASKGLVIQEVRLLHKAGGKSGEWRREA